The following proteins come from a genomic window of Trifolium pratense cultivar HEN17-A07 linkage group LG4, ARS_RC_1.1, whole genome shotgun sequence:
- the LOC123919560 gene encoding CASP-like protein 5B2: protein MMKRLMGGPGTTSGFLLRFGQCAFGAASISVMTSAPGFSTITAFCYLTASMGLQVLWSLGLACLDIYALRRKRDLQNPILVSLFVVGDWVTAILSLAAACSSAGVIVLYSKDVDMCAVHKNIPCHSYQVSVAMAFVTWGLTAVSSHVMFWILASV from the exons ATGATGAAGAGATTAATGGGTGGACCTGGAACAACGAGTGGATTCTTATTGAGGTTTGGACAATGTGCATTTGGTGCTGCTTCTATTAGCGTTATGACTTCAGCCCCTGGATTCTCTACCATCACCGCTTTCTG CTATTTAACTGCATCAATGGGACTTCAAGTGCTCTGGAGCTTGGGACTTGCATGTCTTGATATTTATGCTTTGAGAAGAAAGAGAGACCTACAAAATCCAATTCTTGTTAGCCTTTTTGTCGTAGGCGATTGG GTAACAGCCATTTTGTCACTAGCAGCTGCATGCTCATCAGCAGGAGTCATAGTTTTATATTCGAAAGACGTGGATATGTGTGCAGTTCATAAGAATATTCCTTGCCACAGTTACCAGGTTTCTGTGGCCATGGCTTTCGTCACTTGGGGTCTTACAGCTGTGTCATCGCATGTGATGTTTTGGATATTGGCCTCAGTCTAG